The proteins below come from a single Drosophila kikkawai strain 14028-0561.14 chromosome 3R, DkikHiC1v2, whole genome shotgun sequence genomic window:
- the LOC108077635 gene encoding oxidoreductase-like domain-containing protein 1, producing the protein MLAPLGFSCPRCLLLRRGAGRLAFGYLARQLAGSSSKDTAASKDTASSNSTGNKDIAANNKSSRETITAKDNSKGKKSIKDIELPPEPTTCCMSGCANCVWLDYAQTLAKLLGDNDEAARELVLSKITDPNLKMFLSLELRQMARQREEKAAAEKAAAGKPKTPPSK; encoded by the exons CCTGGGCTTCAGCTGTCCGCGCTGTCTGCTCCTGAGACGTGGAGCAGGGCGCTTGGCCTTTGGCTATCTTGCCCGCCAGTTGGCCGGGAGCAGCTCCAAAGACACCGCCGCCAGCAAGGACACAGCTTCTTCCAATTCCACGGGAAACAAGGATATAGCCGCCAATAACAAATCTAGCAGAGAGACTATCACCGCCAAAGATAACTCAAAGGGAAAGAAGTCCATCAAGGATATCGAG CTACCCCCCGAGCCCACCACCTGCTGCATGTCTGGTTGCGCCAATTGCGTTTGGCTGGACTATGCCCAGACTCTGGCCAAGCTTCTGGGGGATAACGATGAAGCGGCCCGAGAGCTCGTCCTGAGCAAGATCACCGACCCGAATCTGAAGATGTTCCTCAGCCTGGAGCTTCGGCAGATGGCGCGGCAGCGGGAGGAAAAAGCGGCTGCTGAGAAAGCGGCCGCGGGGAAGCCAAAGACACCGCCCTCGAAGTAG